Proteins encoded together in one uncultured Desulfosarcina sp. window:
- a CDS encoding site-2 protease family protein produces the protein MDIGLILLQVVALFMALTFHEFAHGWVARRLGDRTAEAQGRLTLNPKDHIDPFGTILLPALLILMKSPVVFGWAKPVPINPRNFKDPRRGMMWSALGGPMINLFLACLLAIFFKALLMVGINLRGLLLFLLIAIQLNVFLAVFNMIPIPPLDGGRVLVGLLPPKQAYAYSRIEPYGFMIVLALMYFNVLDRFVFYPIQMILRLLGIG, from the coding sequence ATGGATATCGGATTGATTCTCCTGCAGGTCGTGGCCCTGTTCATGGCCCTGACCTTTCACGAATTCGCCCACGGCTGGGTGGCCCGGCGACTGGGCGACCGCACGGCCGAAGCCCAAGGCCGCCTGACGCTGAACCCCAAGGACCACATCGATCCTTTCGGCACCATTCTTCTGCCGGCCCTGCTGATTCTGATGAAATCCCCGGTGGTTTTCGGCTGGGCCAAGCCGGTGCCCATCAATCCGCGCAACTTCAAAGATCCCCGGCGAGGCATGATGTGGTCGGCCCTGGGCGGTCCGATGATCAACCTGTTTCTGGCCTGCCTGCTGGCTATATTCTTCAAAGCCCTGCTGATGGTCGGGATCAATCTTCGGGGATTGCTGCTCTTTCTGCTCATCGCCATCCAGCTCAATGTCTTTCTGGCGGTCTTCAACATGATCCCCATCCCCCCGCTGGACGGCGGCCGGGTGCTGGTCGGTCTGCTGCCGCCGAAGCAGGCCTATGCCTACAGCCGCATCGAGCCCTACGGCTTCATGATCGTCCTGGCCTTGATGTACTTCAATGTGCTCGACCGGTTCGTCTTCTACCCGATTCAGATGATTTTACGATTGTTGGGAATCGGCTGA
- a CDS encoding ISNCY family transposase: MREKQQKQMPLISLPTGHPREVELEMISKILDKTPNIYDHVLQDLNGGLKIERQRTGANGMSAEQVTRAAIVMKLFNFTYEDLAFHISDSRSLRRFCRIGIFDKGFKKSALNENIKRICPETWELISLDLLAYAKDNNIEKGRTTRVDCTVVESNIHPPCDSMQLYDAVRVLARLLTQARDDFKIKIVFTDHRRRAKRRMTAIQYAKGKKQRLSPYKDLLKVTQKSIGYAIKAEETIGGICTTNFELLGLLNSIKHYSDLARQVYDQTYRRVIQGESVSADQKVFSIFEEHTDIIIKDRRDNHYGHKICLTGGASNLILDCVVLEGNPADSTLVEQMLDRQKSAYGRYPLKVALDGGFASKGNLNTAKAKGVKDVCFAKKRGLEEIDMCRSHYVYKKLRQFRAGIESGISWLKRSFGLTRCTWKGFRSFKSYVLSSVVAANLLTIARKQLAPAG, from the coding sequence ATGCGCGAGAAACAACAAAAACAAATGCCGCTGATAAGTCTCCCCACGGGTCATCCCAGAGAAGTAGAACTGGAGATGATCAGCAAAATCCTGGACAAGACTCCTAACATTTACGATCATGTTCTGCAAGACCTCAACGGTGGCCTCAAGATAGAACGTCAACGAACCGGGGCCAACGGTATGAGTGCCGAGCAGGTGACCCGCGCCGCGATTGTGATGAAGCTTTTCAACTTCACCTATGAAGACCTCGCCTTTCATATTTCCGATTCCAGATCGCTCAGACGGTTTTGCAGAATCGGTATTTTCGATAAGGGCTTCAAGAAATCCGCCCTGAATGAAAATATCAAAAGGATCTGCCCTGAGACCTGGGAGCTTATTTCCCTGGACCTGTTGGCATATGCGAAGGACAACAACATCGAAAAAGGCAGAACGACCCGAGTCGATTGTACCGTCGTCGAGAGCAACATCCACCCTCCTTGCGATTCCATGCAGTTGTATGACGCTGTGCGCGTGCTCGCGCGGTTGTTGACTCAAGCCCGGGATGACTTCAAAATTAAAATCGTTTTCACGGATCATCGTCGCCGTGCAAAAAGGCGGATGACCGCCATCCAATACGCAAAAGGGAAAAAGCAACGACTGTCTCCGTATAAAGACCTGCTCAAGGTCACCCAAAAGTCCATCGGTTACGCGATCAAAGCCGAAGAAACGATAGGCGGAATCTGCACAACCAATTTTGAATTGCTTGGCTTATTGAACAGCATCAAACATTACAGCGATTTGGCCCGTCAGGTCTACGACCAGACCTATCGCCGGGTTATTCAAGGCGAAAGCGTATCGGCCGACCAGAAGGTATTCTCGATTTTCGAGGAACACACGGACATCATCATCAAAGACCGCCGGGATAACCATTATGGCCATAAGATTTGCCTGACCGGTGGAGCCTCGAACCTTATCCTCGATTGTGTCGTTCTTGAGGGCAATCCCGCAGATAGCACACTGGTTGAACAGATGCTGGATCGCCAGAAATCGGCTTACGGACGCTACCCGCTGAAAGTTGCCCTGGACGGTGGCTTTGCATCCAAAGGCAATCTGAACACGGCCAAGGCCAAAGGCGTCAAAGATGTCTGCTTTGCCAAAAAACGGGGTCTTGAAGAGATTGACATGTGTCGCAGTCACTATGTTTACAAAAAGCTCAGACAGTTCCGTGCCGGTATCGAATCGGGCATATCCTGGCTCAAACGCAGTTTCGGCTTGACCCGGTGCACGTGGAAAGGTTTTCGTTCTTTTAAAAGCTACGTGCTTTCGTCGGTGGTCGCGGCCAACCTGCTGACGATCGCTCGAAAGCAATTGGCTCCTGCTGGATAA
- a CDS encoding ATP-binding protein — MTLRHAKRLFHSVFTRLLIVTLIAGMAITFTVIVGFIAIRVHSKGALERNLLLYVEYLTDDLGIPPDEGRAREIARRTGMTISYAHGDQSWQTGPPPRYFNPNRAWVRQRVPGIWVGSSKGHHFVRIFHGGGELTFIAPRDMHHGKEAGWILAGMAATLALILGGAYWVTRQALGPLRKLKAGVDQAGKGKLDHRIPRSGSSEFCDLADAFNAMAERLDHLLHSKEQLLLDVSHELRSPITRLKVQLEFLKDSEMRESLGSDLAEIEAMITSILESARMRHAAAVLNLESVDMGQLVRSLAAGFAEIEPGVAVGELADVSAVVDPEKIRTVLRNLLENALKHTPEDGTAVSISMAAAPDRIDIVVADKGEGIPASELPHLFEPFYRPDRSRSRKTGGYGLGLSLCKAIVDAHGGTIDLASTPGEGTTVTVSLPRSADSQQS, encoded by the coding sequence CTGTTTCATTCCGTTTTTACCCGCCTTCTGATCGTCACCCTCATTGCCGGAATGGCCATTACCTTCACGGTGATTGTCGGTTTCATTGCGATCCGGGTGCACAGTAAAGGGGCGCTGGAGCGCAACCTGCTGCTGTACGTCGAATACCTGACCGACGATCTCGGCATTCCGCCGGACGAGGGGCGGGCGCGCGAAATTGCCCGCCGCACCGGTATGACGATATCCTACGCGCATGGGGACCAAAGCTGGCAAACCGGCCCGCCGCCCCGCTATTTCAATCCGAATCGGGCCTGGGTGCGCCAGCGCGTCCCCGGCATATGGGTGGGAAGTTCAAAGGGACATCATTTTGTCCGGATCTTCCATGGCGGCGGCGAACTGACTTTCATCGCCCCGCGGGATATGCATCACGGCAAGGAGGCCGGCTGGATTCTGGCCGGTATGGCGGCAACGTTGGCCCTTATTCTCGGCGGGGCCTATTGGGTGACCCGCCAAGCCCTCGGCCCCTTGCGCAAACTCAAGGCAGGGGTGGATCAAGCCGGCAAGGGAAAGCTGGACCATCGTATTCCCCGGTCCGGTTCCAGCGAGTTCTGCGACCTGGCCGACGCCTTCAATGCCATGGCCGAGAGGCTGGACCACCTGCTGCACAGCAAGGAGCAATTGCTGCTGGACGTCAGCCACGAACTGCGGTCTCCGATTACCCGTTTAAAAGTGCAGCTGGAATTTCTCAAGGATTCAGAAATGCGGGAGTCTTTAGGCAGTGACCTGGCCGAAATCGAAGCCATGATCACCAGCATCCTGGAATCGGCCCGAATGCGCCACGCCGCTGCCGTGCTAAACCTCGAATCCGTGGATATGGGCCAACTGGTTCGGTCCCTGGCAGCGGGCTTTGCAGAGATCGAGCCGGGGGTGGCCGTCGGTGAGTTGGCCGACGTGTCCGCTGTGGTCGACCCCGAGAAAATCAGAACCGTATTGCGCAATCTGCTGGAAAACGCCCTGAAGCATACGCCCGAAGACGGAACGGCGGTATCCATTTCTATGGCCGCCGCGCCGGATCGAATCGATATTGTCGTGGCGGACAAAGGTGAGGGGATTCCCGCTTCGGAGTTGCCCCACCTGTTCGAACCCTTCTACCGGCCGGATCGTTCCAGGTCCCGAAAAACCGGCGGCTACGGTTTAGGACTGAGCCTGTGCAAGGCCATCGTGGATGCCCACGGCGGCACTATCGATCTGGCCAGCACCCCGGGCGAAGGAACGACGGTAACGGTATCGTTGCCCCGGTCAGCCGATTCCCAACAATCGTAA